The following coding sequences lie in one Bacteroidota bacterium genomic window:
- a CDS encoding HAMP domain-containing histidine kinase: protein MSKTLAYLRKFSYLLAWFAVSTGLAFMLTHQGGKLADNEQLLTAKKLSADKDPMLEFLFPDLAAAWANDSTLNRMVFRKETEDQEINSYIRNTYLSGYLSKYETELTTCLTTQNLLIQPENRMMNCIEYFRSLAALRGDSLKPNGLFLLENNLLGVHYVGYLILTNRSGQQTDSLHLFVEFYFKYIPEGTGYPDLLIDSRKGIGPDLNKYSFASYRNGVLYYKFGGYFYPLRLDQITTADDGFFCREGFRHAILKYDDKTLIISRKEQSWAETLAPFSFFLLINGLLLTLMVWVANGFPDFRKTFVTFRTRLQLIISVSLIASFTVIGIISAIYLADIYRKKNDDFLAEKTQSLIVELEHKLKDLPLEAGSMRDYLNQILLKFSMVFFTDINLYGVDGKLLATSRPEIFAMGLTGDLMHPGAFRAMRLQNRLYLRQYEEIGKARFISSYAPFKNTDGEIIAFVNLPYFVRESEMQREISSILLSYLNIFLLLSSVSLLFALFVSRRLTQPLQMIQQKMSKLQLGHTNEKIQYQRFDEIGELVNQYNTLLDQLAASAELLARSERESAWREMARQVAHEIKNPLTPMRLSVQYLIRALDNNDPDIDQKIRNISQTLISQIDTLSSIASSFSDFAVMPQPKPVKLDLSEVLQKIVNLFDHQENITFGLQISASTPAWIEADPENLNRIFINLIKNSIQAIGNKPQARITVRLSESTTAYLVEVEDTGKGMTEEEARKVFSPNFTTKSSGMGMGLSIVHSLVQQAGGKIDFNTRPGQGTTFQIELPRAASPA, encoded by the coding sequence TTGAGTAAAACTCTCGCCTACCTCAGGAAATTTTCCTACCTGCTGGCCTGGTTTGCGGTATCAACCGGCCTGGCCTTTATGCTAACGCATCAGGGAGGTAAACTTGCCGACAATGAGCAGCTTTTAACTGCAAAGAAGCTAAGTGCCGATAAAGATCCGATGCTTGAATTTCTCTTTCCTGATTTAGCTGCAGCATGGGCCAACGACAGTACACTCAATCGGATGGTATTCCGGAAAGAAACAGAAGATCAGGAGATTAACAGCTATATCCGGAATACATACCTCTCGGGATATCTCTCAAAATATGAAACCGAATTAACAACTTGCCTCACCACACAAAACCTACTCATCCAGCCCGAAAACAGGATGATGAATTGCATAGAATATTTTCGGTCTCTGGCGGCACTGCGCGGCGACAGCCTGAAACCGAACGGATTATTCCTGCTCGAAAACAATCTGCTTGGCGTGCATTATGTCGGTTATCTGATATTGACGAATCGATCTGGTCAGCAAACGGACAGCCTGCACCTTTTTGTCGAGTTCTATTTCAAGTACATCCCTGAGGGAACGGGCTACCCTGACCTGCTGATCGATTCGCGTAAAGGCATCGGACCTGACCTGAATAAATACAGCTTTGCAAGTTATCGCAACGGAGTATTGTATTACAAGTTCGGGGGTTACTTCTATCCACTTCGTTTAGATCAGATAACTACTGCCGATGATGGTTTTTTCTGCCGGGAAGGTTTCAGGCATGCGATTCTCAAATATGACGATAAAACGCTGATTATCAGTAGAAAAGAGCAATCATGGGCCGAAACCCTTGCGCCCTTTTCTTTCTTTTTGCTCATCAATGGGTTGCTGCTGACATTGATGGTATGGGTAGCTAATGGTTTCCCCGATTTCAGAAAAACATTTGTCACTTTCCGGACGCGTCTGCAGCTCATTATCTCTGTTTCGCTTATCGCATCGTTCACCGTAATTGGCATCATCAGTGCAATTTACCTTGCCGACATCTACAGGAAAAAGAACGATGACTTTCTGGCCGAAAAAACCCAGTCGCTGATTGTGGAGCTCGAGCACAAGCTGAAAGATCTTCCTCTTGAGGCTGGTAGCATGCGCGACTACCTCAACCAGATCCTCCTGAAATTTTCAATGGTCTTCTTCACCGACATCAACCTGTATGGCGTGGACGGAAAACTGCTGGCCACCTCCAGGCCTGAGATTTTTGCCATGGGGCTCACTGGCGACCTCATGCATCCCGGGGCTTTTCGTGCCATGCGCCTTCAAAACCGATTGTATCTCCGCCAGTATGAGGAAATAGGCAAGGCGCGTTTCATCTCGTCCTATGCTCCTTTCAAGAATACCGATGGCGAAATTATAGCCTTTGTAAACCTGCCGTATTTTGTGCGCGAAAGCGAGATGCAGCGCGAAATCAGCTCCATCCTGCTGTCTTACCTCAATATTTTCCTGTTGCTTTCATCAGTTTCTTTGCTTTTTGCGCTTTTTGTCTCGCGCCGGCTCACGCAACCCTTGCAAATGATCCAGCAAAAGATGAGCAAGCTGCAGCTGGGGCATACCAACGAAAAGATTCAATACCAACGGTTTGACGAGATCGGCGAACTTGTCAACCAATACAATACCCTGCTCGATCAGCTTGCCGCCAGCGCCGAACTGCTTGCCCGTTCCGAACGCGAAAGCGCCTGGCGTGAAATGGCCCGTCAGGTAGCCCACGAAATTAAAAACCCCCTGACGCCCATGCGTTTAAGTGTCCAATACCTCATCAGGGCCTTGGACAACAATGATCCCGATATTGACCAAAAAATCAGAAATATCTCCCAAACACTTATCAGCCAGATAGATACGCTTTCATCTATCGCATCTTCCTTCTCCGATTTTGCAGTGATGCCGCAACCTAAGCCCGTAAAACTGGATTTGTCCGAAGTCCTGCAAAAAATCGTGAACCTCTTCGACCATCAGGAAAACATCACTTTCGGGCTGCAGATCAGTGCCAGCACCCCGGCATGGATCGAAGCTGACCCGGAAAACCTGAACCGGATCTTTATCAATTTGATTAAGAATAGCATACAGGCCATCGGCAACAAGCCGCAAGCCCGGATCACAGTGAGATTAAGCGAAAGCACTACGGCTTATCTGGTTGAGGTAGAAGATACAGGCAAAGGAATGACCGAAGAAGAGGCCAGAAAGGTTTTCTCTCCCAACTTTACTACCAAATCCAGTGGCATGGGCATGGGTTTGTCCATCGTACACAGCCTTGTGCAGCAGGCCGGCGGAAAAATTGACTTCAACACCCGGCCCGGACAGGGAACCACTTTCCAAATCGAACTGCCCCGGGCTGCCAGCCCCGCATGA
- a CDS encoding oligosaccharide flippase family protein, whose protein sequence is MSQNNPIKALAGQTLVYGLGTFVPRLLNYFLVPFYTRIFDEPAYGQITELYAYIAFLMVVLTYGMETAFFRFAQKRPGKEVFNTAFSLILFTTGIFLALVFIASPGLAALIGYSGMVPMVTLTLLIVAVDALNALPFALLRKQQRPARFTLIRITNVVVNIGLNLLFLVWLREPISALTAEIFGPHANLAIWVFVSNLISSLLSTFMLLPLLKQFRFQFNSLLIREMLAYALPILIVGLAGMVNEVLDKILLKYLVPESGQPLRQLGIYGANYKLGILMTLFVQMFRYASEPFFFARSGEKKAPELFARVMHYFNLSGLAIFLIVVLYMDLFQHFIGPAYREGLFIVPIILIANLFYGIYFNLSIWYKLTDRTGDGAWLSLTGAGITLLFNFLLVPAMGYAGAAWATLICYASMAAISYLWGQKVYPVPYKTASFFSFLALSLSLYLVSLWLSPRSLLLRLGLNTLLFAIYLLFAYRSYRKSEAQARGSEI, encoded by the coding sequence ATGAGCCAGAACAATCCCATCAAAGCGCTTGCCGGTCAGACTCTGGTGTATGGGCTGGGTACGTTTGTGCCCCGCCTGCTCAACTATTTTCTTGTCCCCTTCTACACCCGTATCTTCGACGAACCGGCTTACGGTCAGATCACCGAACTCTATGCCTACATCGCTTTTCTGATGGTTGTGCTGACTTATGGTATGGAAACCGCATTTTTCCGCTTTGCGCAAAAGCGACCGGGTAAGGAGGTTTTCAATACCGCGTTCAGTCTGATATTGTTTACCACGGGTATTTTTTTGGCGCTCGTGTTCATCGCTTCGCCCGGACTTGCAGCGCTGATTGGATATTCCGGAATGGTGCCCATGGTCACACTCACGCTGCTCATTGTGGCCGTAGATGCCCTCAATGCCCTGCCTTTTGCTTTGTTGCGAAAACAACAGCGCCCCGCACGATTCACCCTGATCCGAATTACCAATGTGGTGGTCAATATTGGCCTCAATCTGCTTTTTCTTGTCTGGCTGCGCGAACCCATCAGCGCCCTCACAGCTGAAATTTTCGGGCCTCATGCCAACCTGGCCATCTGGGTGTTTGTGTCTAACCTCATTTCCAGCCTGTTGTCCACATTCATGCTCCTGCCGCTGCTGAAACAGTTCAGATTTCAGTTCAACAGCCTGTTGATCAGGGAGATGCTTGCCTATGCACTTCCTATCCTGATTGTAGGATTGGCTGGAATGGTGAATGAAGTGCTCGACAAAATTTTGCTGAAATATCTTGTGCCCGAAAGCGGGCAACCACTTCGTCAACTGGGTATTTATGGCGCAAACTACAAGCTGGGCATCCTCATGACCCTGTTCGTACAGATGTTTCGCTATGCTTCCGAGCCATTTTTCTTTGCCCGATCAGGCGAGAAAAAGGCCCCCGAACTCTTTGCCAGGGTGATGCACTACTTCAACCTTTCGGGCCTGGCCATTTTCCTCATCGTTGTGCTTTACATGGATCTTTTCCAGCATTTTATCGGTCCGGCTTATCGCGAAGGCTTGTTTATCGTTCCCATCATATTGATTGCCAATTTGTTTTATGGGATTTATTTCAACCTGAGCATTTGGTACAAGCTCACCGACCGCACCGGCGACGGGGCATGGCTTTCGCTCACCGGGGCTGGCATCACCCTGCTGTTCAATTTTTTGCTTGTACCTGCGATGGGATATGCCGGTGCAGCATGGGCTACCTTAATATGCTATGCCTCTATGGCCGCCATCTCTTATCTGTGGGGACAAAAGGTCTATCCTGTGCCTTATAAAACAGCTTCTTTTTTCAGCTTTCTGGCGCTCAGCCTTTCGCTTTACCTGGTTTCCCTCTGGCTTTCGCCCCGGAGTCTGTTGCTGCGGCTTGGTTTGAACACGCTGCTTTTTGCAATCTACCTGCTTTTTGCCTACAGGAGCTACAGAAAAAGCGAAGCACAGGCACGTGGCTCAGAAATTTGA
- a CDS encoding DUF819 family protein encodes MDITIIALALFYILTPIIILHLCHTIPFVNKLGSVIIAYAIGLLIGNVGILPSMGAYLNEYLLLNPKTDAAGVQALFEQGLISHNDVLAFKIYKLRDLLMSLTILLAIPLVLFSANVKQWRNMAGKSLLSMLTGFASVVIVVVVGYFIFKGKGMPDLWKLSGMLVGVYTGGTPNLAALKMMLDVDANVYILAHTYDLIIGVVYLAFLMTLAQRLFGFFLPPYPVSLEDVKIRDLDGKDPFWGIFRKPVFLPLLKAYGLTLLIVAIGGGLSMLVPENMLMVVVILSITTLGLLASLIPSINRIEKTFESGMYLILIFSIVVASMADVRNFAGITPGLFGYITWAVFGSLLLHVLFAKLFKIDTDTVIITSTAMICSPPFVPVVAGAIKNKEVIVPGITIGIIGYAVGNYLGFLLANLLSNF; translated from the coding sequence ATGGATATCACCATCATTGCGCTGGCGTTGTTCTATATTCTGACGCCAATCATCATCCTTCACCTGTGCCACACCATACCTTTCGTAAACAAACTCGGCTCGGTGATCATTGCCTATGCCATCGGGCTGCTGATAGGCAATGTGGGCATCCTGCCTTCGATGGGCGCTTACCTCAACGAGTACCTGCTGCTGAATCCGAAAACGGATGCCGCTGGGGTGCAGGCGCTTTTCGAACAGGGCCTGATCAGCCACAACGATGTGCTGGCTTTTAAGATCTACAAGCTGCGCGACCTGCTGATGAGTCTGACCATCCTGCTGGCCATTCCCCTTGTGTTGTTTTCGGCCAATGTGAAACAGTGGCGCAATATGGCAGGCAAAAGCCTGTTGTCAATGCTCACCGGGTTTGCTTCGGTGGTCATCGTTGTGGTGGTTGGTTATTTTATCTTCAAAGGCAAAGGTATGCCCGACCTCTGGAAGCTCTCGGGCATGCTGGTGGGCGTTTATACCGGTGGGACACCCAATCTGGCAGCGCTCAAAATGATGCTCGACGTGGATGCCAATGTGTACATTCTGGCCCATACCTACGACCTGATCATCGGGGTGGTTTATCTGGCATTTCTGATGACACTGGCTCAGAGATTATTTGGCTTCTTCCTCCCCCCCTACCCTGTTAGCCTCGAAGACGTCAAGATCCGTGATCTGGACGGTAAAGACCCATTCTGGGGTATTTTCCGGAAGCCGGTTTTTTTGCCCCTGCTCAAAGCTTACGGGCTCACTTTGCTCATTGTGGCCATCGGAGGAGGACTTAGCATGCTGGTACCCGAAAACATGCTGATGGTGGTAGTCATCCTCAGCATTACCACGCTTGGCTTGCTGGCATCGCTCATTCCTTCTATCAACCGCATTGAGAAAACCTTCGAGTCGGGCATGTACCTGATTCTGATTTTCAGCATTGTGGTGGCATCCATGGCCGATGTGCGCAACTTTGCTGGTATCACTCCCGGGCTTTTTGGCTACATCACCTGGGCAGTGTTCGGGTCACTGTTGCTTCATGTGTTGTTTGCAAAACTGTTCAAAATCGACACCGACACTGTCATTATCACCTCCACTGCCATGATATGCAGTCCGCCTTTCGTGCCGGTGGTTGCCGGAGCCATCAAAAACAAGGAGGTGATTGTTCCCGGGATCACCATTGGAATCATTGGATATGCCGTGGGGAACTATCTGGGCTTTTTGCTTGCCAATCTGTTGTCAAATTTCTGA
- a CDS encoding ComF family protein, translating into MLIRQISGDLLSLFYPEVCPCCGELLNKTEQTVCLTCHYLLPRTGYERIADNPVARLFYGKVRLHAAMACYFFAKHGRVQPLIHELKYKSNRDAGLFLGREIGKAIRSSELYSDVSLLVPVPLHPKRERKRGYNQSEVIARGINEITGIAISRNNLLRGVATQTQTKKSREERWKNVKDIFAVRQPEAFAGQHLLLIDDVITTGSTIEGCIRALEPIQGIRISVAAAAVATG; encoded by the coding sequence ATGTTAATCCGACAGATTTCCGGTGATCTGCTCTCCCTGTTCTATCCTGAGGTGTGTCCGTGCTGTGGCGAACTGCTCAACAAAACCGAACAAACGGTGTGCCTGACCTGCCATTATCTGCTTCCGCGCACGGGATACGAGCGCATTGCCGACAATCCTGTGGCAAGGCTGTTTTACGGCAAGGTGCGTTTGCATGCAGCCATGGCCTGCTATTTTTTTGCCAAGCACGGCCGTGTGCAGCCGCTGATCCATGAACTGAAGTACAAATCGAACCGTGATGCAGGTTTGTTTCTGGGCAGAGAAATAGGCAAAGCCATCCGATCGTCGGAGCTGTACAGCGATGTGAGCCTGCTGGTGCCTGTGCCCCTGCATCCGAAACGCGAGCGCAAAAGGGGTTACAACCAAAGCGAGGTGATTGCCCGCGGCATCAACGAAATCACCGGTATTGCCATTTCGCGCAACAACCTGCTCAGGGGCGTGGCCACCCAGACGCAAACAAAAAAATCGCGGGAAGAACGCTGGAAAAATGTGAAAGACATCTTTGCGGTGCGCCAGCCCGAGGCCTTTGCAGGCCAGCACCTGCTCCTGATCGACGATGTGATTACCACAGGCAGCACCATCGAAGGTTGCATCAGGGCACTCGAACCCATCCAGGGCATCCGCATCAGCGTGGCAGCGGCAGCCGTGGCCACCGGATGA